Proteins from a genomic interval of Nostoc sp. TCL240-02:
- a CDS encoding AAA-like domain-containing protein, which translates to MPDSEDPKQVSNDLRNAQFGGGLINASTVNAGQIGGDIYNIHLGQQTAVSGNSVQSQNQRQRSQSERDSLEKTYTLQSQKVANLRTALVIETDVSRKFQYEQQLQAEERTLKELGDKLDAIEQQLQTSDNSGLAADTTIYIERSPIEDKCYKAIVQPGALIRIKAPQRMGKTLLLEKILDHARHQGYETVKLDLKLADNSTLTDLKTFLHWLCVNVSDSLDMNDLVDEYWQDSLGLNTSCTRYFQRYLLSNIDTSLVFAIDNFERLFEYANIFSEFCLLLRSWYETAKQGDRMGKIWKKLRLVVVNSTEAYPTLDINRSPFNVGLAIELPEFNQQQVQEMVKLYELGGYFREEGLSQLIKLVGGHPYLLNEAIANLKSQETSLEELISLAPTEQGIFSYHLRQQLESLQSDSQLKEGYAKVITVDKPVQLSPEITFKLHSLGLVKIVRNDCIASCDLYRQYFLARLE; encoded by the coding sequence ATGCCCGATTCAGAAGATCCAAAGCAAGTCAGCAACGACTTACGCAATGCCCAGTTTGGCGGCGGGTTGATTAACGCTAGCACAGTGAACGCTGGGCAAATTGGCGGCGACATCTATAACATTCACCTTGGGCAGCAGACGGCGGTATCAGGTAATTCAGTCCAATCGCAGAATCAACGCCAGCGATCGCAGTCTGAAAGAGACTCACTTGAAAAAACTTACACCCTTCAAAGCCAGAAAGTTGCAAATCTACGAACAGCGTTGGTTATTGAAACCGATGTATCCCGCAAGTTTCAATACGAACAACAGCTTCAGGCAGAGGAGCGCACCCTGAAGGAACTTGGTGACAAGTTGGATGCAATTGAACAACAGTTGCAAACGAGTGATAATTCTGGGTTAGCGGCAGACACAACAATATATATTGAAAGATCACCTATTGAAGATAAATGCTATAAAGCAATCGTGCAACCTGGAGCCTTAATTCGCATCAAAGCTCCGCAAAGAATGGGTAAAACTCTGCTGCTAGAGAAAATCCTAGACCATGCAAGACACCAGGGATATGAGACAGTAAAACTAGATTTAAAACTTGCTGATAATTCTACTCTAACTGACCTAAAAACTTTCTTGCATTGGTTATGTGTCAATGTTTCTGATAGCCTAGATATGAACGACTTGGTAGATGAATATTGGCAAGATAGTTTGGGTTTAAATACAAGTTGCACTCGTTATTTTCAAAGATATTTATTATCGAATATAGATACCTCTCTTGTTTTTGCGATAGATAATTTTGAACGTCTATTTGAATATGCCAATATTTTCTCAGAATTCTGCCTCCTGTTGCGGAGTTGGTATGAAACAGCCAAACAAGGAGACAGGATGGGAAAAATTTGGAAGAAACTACGACTGGTGGTAGTTAATTCCACAGAAGCTTACCCCACTCTAGATATCAATCGTTCACCGTTTAACGTTGGACTAGCTATCGAGTTACCTGAGTTTAATCAACAACAGGTGCAAGAAATGGTGAAATTGTATGAACTAGGGGGGTACTTTCGGGAAGAGGGATTAAGTCAATTAATCAAGTTAGTAGGTGGACATCCTTATCTCCTAAACGAGGCAATAGCTAACCTCAAAAGCCAGGAAACCTCTTTAGAGGAATTAATCAGCCTAGCTCCAACAGAACAAGGAATTTTCAGCTATCATTTACGGCAGCAACTAGAATCGTTACAAAGTGATTCTCAGCTAAAAGAGGGTTATGCAAAAGTGATAACAGTAGATAAGCCAGTGCAGCTTAGTCCTGAGATTACATTTAAATTGCACAGTCTGGGGCTAGTTAAAATAGTGCGGAATGACTGTATTGCTAGTTGCGATTTGTACCGTCAGTATTTTTTGGCACGTTTGGAGTAG
- a CDS encoding AAA-like domain-containing protein — MVDQYIFSGSLPENASTYVKRETDDELNEALLQGKFCYVLNSRQSGKSSLRVRTMSRLSEAGVECASIDLSSINIQTATQENWYADLIVKLIDSFALDVDFKAWWEQNQLNSPLLRFSNFLTKILLAEISENIVIFIDEIDSVLSLNFPTDDFFAFIRSCYNERVDNSQYNRLTFCLLGVASPTSLIQDKNRTPFNIGKAISLKGFQLHEAEPLEKGLRGKFSNPQVVMQEILHWTGGQPFLTQKLCQFMVEESEQDNPRSVEQVVKSRIIENWESQDEPEHLRTIQARILRDEQRAGYLLELYQQVRLSEEQSEVIADDTLEQSELQLSGLVVRQQGKLRIYNQIYREIFNFNWIENQLNNLRPYSENFRFWFTSGGVDESRLLRGKALQEAEEWARDKNLSYQDKQYLAASKEKKIQEEITAKEQEAALERERKDREAAEGRNQLLSEANKKAQRRISVGVVVLVVAVLGAATLGIWSRKEVEAANSQVNEAKKSLTQAQQKATEAEELEQQAKEGEELAQKKAIEANKTAKKAQQQANNAEESTARAKQNLNTAQSNLEAKSREFSETNVLLSQAQKKESAIFAKLTTKENELNQTNAKNEEAQKEVKNVRQLVELAGKLRSESSSDSDEALRLAALSFNINNYQIKQALLFASQSQAYQLLKDWNNAKKTIDESEKYLSKANKNKLASDEELQVKILFYGYQGSLLAQNNQTKEALESYTKAFNILENHPNQADFTKENQLITGDNIESVHRVLIKLNSQDKEFKKQVEASLKKNLYAQLEYYLKARNWELADDLTYRLMLNIAQREEQGYLDYEQINSFSCLNLQNIDKLWVNADKRFGFSVQKEIWIKTGNRLGIKPVEWNGKDDENYLQFARAVRWYDDKQENTTGRSRDSFAIVSRDLLIKGIKKDPEYGRGGLPFLRFGGIITSFFGQVPDLPILYVLSRTATCNEH; from the coding sequence ATGGTTGACCAGTACATTTTCTCTGGAAGTCTACCTGAAAATGCCAGTACTTATGTCAAACGAGAAACTGATGATGAATTAAATGAAGCCCTATTACAAGGGAAGTTTTGTTATGTACTAAATTCTAGACAGAGTGGAAAATCCAGCTTGCGTGTCAGAACAATGAGCCGTTTGAGTGAAGCTGGTGTAGAGTGTGCATCTATTGATTTATCCTCCATTAATATTCAGACAGCAACTCAAGAAAATTGGTATGCGGATTTGATTGTTAAGCTCATCGATAGTTTTGCCTTGGATGTGGATTTTAAAGCCTGGTGGGAGCAGAATCAATTAAATTCACCCTTATTAAGATTTAGTAACTTTCTGACAAAAATACTTCTCGCAGAAATTTCAGAAAATATAGTAATTTTTATTGATGAGATTGATAGTGTTCTGAGTCTAAATTTCCCTACAGATGACTTTTTTGCTTTTATTAGGTCTTGTTATAATGAGCGAGTTGATAATTCCCAATACAATCGCCTCACTTTCTGTTTACTAGGCGTTGCATCACCGACTAGTTTAATACAAGATAAGAATCGTACTCCATTTAATATTGGTAAGGCCATCTCCCTCAAGGGCTTCCAACTGCATGAAGCTGAACCATTAGAAAAAGGTTTGCGCGGTAAATTTAGTAACCCCCAAGTAGTAATGCAAGAAATCTTGCACTGGACTGGAGGACAACCATTTTTGACTCAAAAACTGTGTCAGTTCATGGTTGAAGAATCTGAGCAAGATAACCCTCGTTCAGTAGAGCAAGTTGTCAAGTCACGGATTATTGAAAACTGGGAATCACAAGATGAACCGGAACATCTGCGAACGATTCAAGCCAGAATTTTGCGCGATGAACAACGGGCAGGGTATTTACTAGAATTGTACCAACAAGTCAGACTGAGTGAAGAACAATCCGAAGTAATAGCAGATGATACTTTAGAGCAGAGCGAGTTACAGCTTTCGGGATTAGTTGTAAGACAGCAAGGTAAGCTGAGAATTTATAATCAAATTTACCGGGAAATATTTAACTTCAATTGGATTGAAAATCAACTAAACAACCTCCGTCCCTATTCTGAAAATTTTCGCTTTTGGTTCACTTCTGGAGGTGTTGATGAATCACGGCTACTGCGGGGTAAGGCTTTACAAGAAGCAGAAGAATGGGCAAGGGATAAGAATTTAAGTTATCAGGATAAACAGTATTTAGCAGCTAGTAAAGAGAAAAAAATCCAGGAGGAAATTACTGCGAAAGAACAAGAAGCTGCTTTGGAAAGGGAGAGAAAGGATAGGGAGGCAGCAGAGGGAAGAAATCAATTGCTCAGTGAGGCAAATAAGAAAGCTCAACGACGAATTAGTGTTGGAGTTGTTGTTTTGGTTGTTGCAGTTCTGGGAGCAGCAACTTTAGGAATATGGTCTAGGAAGGAGGTTGAAGCAGCCAATTCTCAGGTTAATGAAGCTAAAAAAAGTTTAACACAAGCCCAGCAAAAGGCTACAGAAGCTGAGGAGCTAGAACAGCAAGCTAAAGAAGGTGAAGAATTAGCACAAAAAAAAGCAATAGAAGCTAATAAAACTGCTAAAAAAGCGCAGCAGCAAGCAAACAATGCTGAAGAAAGTACCGCAAGAGCCAAACAGAATTTAAATACAGCCCAAAGTAATTTAGAGGCAAAAAGTAGGGAATTCTCTGAAACTAATGTTCTGTTAAGTCAAGCTCAAAAGAAAGAATCAGCAATTTTTGCAAAACTTACCACCAAAGAAAATGAATTGAACCAAACTAATGCAAAAAATGAAGAAGCTCAAAAAGAAGTTAAAAATGTTCGTCAACTTGTAGAATTAGCTGGGAAATTACGAAGCGAAAGTTCATCAGATTCAGATGAAGCTTTAAGACTAGCTGCATTATCATTTAACATAAATAATTATCAAATAAAACAAGCACTATTATTTGCTTCTCAGTCACAAGCATATCAACTATTAAAAGATTGGAATAACGCAAAAAAAACAATTGATGAAAGTGAAAAATATTTATCAAAAGCAAATAAAAATAAATTAGCTTCTGATGAAGAATTGCAAGTTAAAATATTATTTTATGGATATCAAGGTAGTTTATTAGCTCAGAACAACCAAACTAAAGAAGCTCTAGAATCTTATACTAAAGCATTTAACATTTTAGAGAATCATCCAAATCAAGCTGATTTCACTAAAGAGAATCAGTTGATTACAGGCGATAATATTGAATCAGTTCATCGGGTTTTAATTAAGCTAAACTCTCAAGATAAGGAATTTAAAAAACAGGTTGAAGCATCACTAAAAAAAAATTTATATGCTCAACTCGAATATTATTTGAAGGCGAGAAATTGGGAATTGGCTGATGATCTAACATACCGACTCATGCTCAATATTGCTCAAAGGGAAGAACAAGGATATTTAGATTATGAGCAGATTAATAGTTTCTCTTGTCTAAACCTGCAAAACATAGACAAGCTTTGGGTCAATGCAGACAAGCGTTTTGGCTTTAGTGTGCAGAAGGAAATATGGATTAAGACTGGGAATAGGTTGGGTATAAAACCAGTAGAGTGGAATGGCAAAGATGATGAAAATTATTTACAGTTTGCAAGGGCAGTTCGATGGTATGATGACAAACAAGAAAACACTACAGGTCGCTCAAGAGATAGTTTTGCTATTGTGAGCCGTGACTTGCTGATAAAGGGTATAAAAAAAGACCCAGAGTACGGAAGGGGAGGGCTACCATTCCTGCGGTTCGGAGGGATCATTACTTCATTTTTTGGTCAAGTTCCAGATTTGCCGATCCTGTACGTCCTTTCTCGCACTGCGACTTGCAATGAACACTAA
- a CDS encoding transposase encodes MSRPKRNLQSGFCYHITTRCNNREFRLTRLECREVLLYAIKKAQEKYQFKLYALCIMSNHVHYLLEPKQPEDLPKIMHWLNWYTAMCFNRMLNRTGHFWEKRYHSTGFANTDQRRALNTLRYIHANPRPGCSRVISTTLATMALMTV; translated from the coding sequence ATGTCTCGTCCAAAACGTAATTTGCAATCTGGATTTTGCTACCACATTACTACCCGTTGCAATAACCGGGAGTTTCGCCTAACACGGCTGGAATGTCGTGAAGTGTTGCTTTACGCCATTAAAAAAGCACAGGAGAAGTATCAATTTAAACTCTATGCCCTGTGTATCATGAGCAATCATGTGCATTACCTGCTGGAACCAAAACAGCCAGAAGACCTTCCCAAAATTATGCACTGGCTCAACTGGTATACGGCTATGTGCTTCAATCGAATGCTCAACCGCACAGGACATTTTTGGGAGAAGCGATATCACAGCACGGGTTTTGCTAATACCGACCAGCGACGGGCTTTAAATACCCTGCGATATATTCACGCTAACCCCAGGCCGGGATGCAGCAGGGTTATTTCTACGACTTTAGCAACTATGGCACTCATGACCGTTTGA
- a CDS encoding methyltransferase domain-containing protein, whose amino-acid sequence MTYKQEIINFYNARTNYDNDLTFNRAIALFDYATPSSGQWVLDVATGTGNVAIKAAQKVVPNGFVIGIDIATELLKIVRSLIKHQSL is encoded by the coding sequence ATGACATATAAACAGGAAATTATCAATTTTTATAATGCTAGAACCAATTATGATAACGATCTTACCTTCAATCGCGCAATTGCACTTTTTGACTACGCAACTCCAAGCTCTGGGCAATGGGTTTTAGATGTGGCAACAGGAACTGGTAATGTTGCAATTAAAGCTGCTCAAAAAGTAGTCCCAAACGGTTTTGTGATTGGAATTGATATTGCCACAGAACTACTTAAAATTGTGCGATCGCTAATCAAACACCAGAGCTTGTAG
- a CDS encoding GNAT family N-acetyltransferase produces MYLSNVVIDQANQADVAGIVALAQANDPEHGGMLLGHLEPQAVSKTISQMPSIVARKDNQVVGFLLTWPKAVVQVPIITTMLQVYPGNKDAYLYGPICVEETIRSQGIAAAMFAKLKNLLPQRQGILFIKAHNEPSLLAHRKMGMCQIAEFTYEDTKFFVFAYEG; encoded by the coding sequence ATGTATTTGTCTAATGTTGTGATTGACCAAGCTAATCAAGCAGATGTGGCAGGAATTGTGGCGTTAGCCCAAGCCAATGATCCAGAACATGGTGGAATGTTACTAGGTCATCTTGAGCCACAAGCCGTAAGTAAGACAATCTCTCAAATGCCCAGTATTGTTGCTCGTAAAGATAATCAAGTAGTAGGATTTTTACTGACTTGGCCAAAGGCAGTAGTACAGGTACCAATTATCACGACAATGTTACAAGTCTACCCTGGTAATAAAGACGCTTATTTGTATGGCCCCATCTGCGTTGAGGAAACCATACGAAGTCAAGGTATTGCTGCGGCAATGTTTGCGAAGTTGAAGAATTTATTACCCCAGCGTCAAGGGATACTATTTATTAAAGCCCATAATGAACCATCTCTTCTGGCTCATCGAAAAATGGGGATGTGTCAGATTGCGGAGTTCACGTATGAGGATACTAAGTTTTTCGTGTTTGCCTATGAAGGCTGA
- a CDS encoding HNH endonuclease signature motif containing protein, protein MSQGVYPDNWKEIATALKAASNWRCAKCGRACLRPGEKPDNLTFPERKAYTLQVHHWNRDPSDNRLENLVCLCSSCHLSYHRFGRGNVSPGQLSLFAEQKVS, encoded by the coding sequence ATGAGTCAGGGTGTATATCCAGACAACTGGAAAGAAATAGCCACAGCATTGAAAGCGGCTTCCAACTGGCGTTGTGCTAAGTGCGGTAGAGCCTGCTTACGTCCAGGTGAAAAACCCGATAATTTAACCTTTCCTGAACGCAAAGCCTACACGTTGCAAGTACACCATTGGAATAGAGATCCTTCTGATAATCGTTTAGAAAACTTAGTTTGTTTGTGTAGCAGCTGCCACCTGTCCTACCACCGTTTTGGTAGAGGCAATGTCTCTCCTGGGCAGTTGTCACTGTTTGCAGAGCAGAAAGTTAGTTAA
- a CDS encoding tetratricopeptide repeat protein — MICCLNPDCHNPPNIDGTMFCFNCGTGLVVLRNRYRPIKSLGGGGFGKTYLAEDIDKLNEYCVIKQFAPQVQGTAALNKATELFEQEAKQLQQLGNHRQIPTLLAYFNQDSRLYLVQEFIDGQNLLDELKQQGIFNQQKVRELLLDLLDILKTVHQQQVIHRDIKPENIIRRSDGQLVLIDFGASKQLAATVMTQIGTTIGSFGYASLEQMQGGKAYPASDLYSIGATCFHLLSGIHPWELWQRQGYGWVASWRQYLQQPVSEDLGRILDRLLQEEYQQRYQSAAEVLQALNSEPIPVTQPVTPPVTPTPRQKNSIPIYLVVIPLIVLMGGGTVYLLRPTNPVTIEQKSKSADTYYNEGLEKYNNKDFRGAIEDYNQAIQINPNYANAYINRGLARYNLGNNQAAIEDYNQAIQINPNYANAYINRGLARYNLGNNQAAIEDYNQAIQINPNYVDAYYNRGLARYNLGNNQAAIEDYNQAIKINPNYVDAYYNRGLARYNLGNNQAAIEDYNQAIKINPNYVDAYYNRGLARYNLGNNQAAIEDYNQAIKINPNYVDAYYNRGLARYNLGNNQAAIEDYNQAIKINPNYADAYYNRGNSQSNLGNKQAAIEDYNQAIKINPNYADAYYNRGNSQSNLGNKQAAIEDFGKSADLYKQQGKESDYQDALKRIKQLELG; from the coding sequence ATGATCTGCTGCTTAAATCCAGATTGCCACAACCCGCCCAATATCGATGGCACAATGTTTTGCTTCAACTGTGGTACAGGACTGGTAGTGCTGAGAAACCGCTATCGCCCGATTAAATCATTAGGTGGTGGGGGATTTGGTAAAACTTATTTAGCAGAAGATATAGACAAACTAAATGAGTATTGTGTCATCAAGCAATTTGCCCCGCAAGTCCAGGGAACTGCCGCACTAAACAAAGCCACAGAACTATTTGAGCAAGAAGCAAAGCAACTGCAACAATTAGGAAACCATCGCCAAATACCCACACTATTAGCGTATTTTAACCAAGATAGTCGCCTGTATTTGGTGCAGGAGTTTATCGACGGACAGAATTTATTAGATGAATTAAAACAGCAGGGAATTTTCAATCAGCAGAAAGTTAGAGAATTATTGCTCGATTTGTTAGATATTCTCAAAACAGTTCATCAACAGCAAGTCATTCACCGCGATATCAAGCCAGAGAATATCATTCGTCGGAGTGATGGGCAGTTAGTGCTGATTGACTTTGGTGCATCCAAACAATTGGCAGCAACAGTGATGACACAAATAGGAACAACCATTGGTTCTTTTGGTTATGCGTCACTGGAACAAATGCAGGGAGGTAAAGCTTACCCGGCGAGTGATTTATATAGTATCGGTGCAACTTGCTTTCACCTGTTGAGTGGAATTCACCCTTGGGAACTTTGGCAACGACAAGGTTATGGTTGGGTTGCTAGTTGGAGACAGTATTTGCAGCAACCAGTGAGTGAGGATTTGGGGCGAATACTGGATAGATTGTTGCAGGAAGAATACCAGCAGCGTTATCAGTCGGCGGCAGAAGTTTTACAAGCGTTAAATTCAGAGCCAATACCAGTAACTCAGCCTGTTACACCTCCAGTTACTCCAACACCTCGGCAAAAAAATTCCATTCCTATATATCTTGTTGTTATTCCATTGATTGTATTGATGGGTGGTGGTACTGTTTATTTGCTAAGACCGACAAATCCAGTAACAATAGAACAGAAAAGTAAAAGTGCTGATACTTACTATAATGAAGGATTAGAAAAATACAACAACAAAGATTTTCGTGGTGCAATTGAAGATTACAACCAAGCCATCCAAATTAATCCTAACTATGCAAATGCTTACATCAACCGGGGTTTAGCTCGCTATAATTTAGGAAATAATCAAGCAGCAATTGAAGATTATAACCAAGCCATCCAAATTAATCCCAACTATGCAAATGCCTACATCAATCGGGGTTTAGCTCGCTATAATTTAGGAAATAATCAAGCAGCAATTGAAGATTATAACCAAGCCATCCAAATTAATCCTAACTATGTAGATGCTTACTACAACCGGGGTTTAGCTCGCTATAATTTAGGAAATAATCAAGCAGCAATTGAAGATTATAACCAAGCCATTAAAATTAATCCTAACTATGTAGATGCTTATTACAACCGGGGTTTAGCTCGCTATAATTTAGGAAATAATCAAGCAGCAATTGAAGATTACAACCAAGCCATTAAAATTAATCCTAACTATGTAGATGCTTATTACAACCGGGGTTTAGCTCGCTATAATTTAGGAAATAATCAAGCAGCAATTGAAGATTACAACCAAGCCATTAAAATTAATCCTAACTATGTAGATGCTTATTACAACCGGGGTTTAGCTCGCTATAATTTAGGAAATAATCAAGCAGCAATTGAAGATTACAACCAAGCCATTAAAATTAATCCTAACTATGCAGATGCTTACTACAACCGGGGTAATTCTCAGTCTAATTTAGGAAATAAGCAAGCAGCAATTGAAGATTACAACCAAGCCATTAAGATTAATCCTAACTATGCAGATGCTTACTACAACCGGGGTAATTCTCAGTCTAATTTAGGAAATAAGCAAGCAGCAATTGAAGATTTTGGTAAATCTGCCGATTTGTATAAGCAACAAGGAAAAGAAAGTGACTATCAAGATGCTCTAAAACGCATTAAACAACTTGAGTTAGGTTAG
- a CDS encoding energy transducer TonB, with amino-acid sequence MPERPISVVKSANLVRHKTDNARSSDLIASSPLKAFQAARQQQKRELPNLSGQQPQLKFPKTASSANAVQVPNSPKNAVAPVTSSQAVPLLKTAPLTTPLVLNPKQVASAPASTGQVPNFKKNTLVAITTSPPAQLGKTALERATTISAPNNPKRLGQSRVGLSGRTPTQAESSPKTGAASLLSGTVGVSSQNYRGDQLAAVPNSNRDRLGASGIDARSQDIDLTSYLNKLKQRVQQQWLPGMSQSNRRTVLNFTINRSGQVSNLNIVQTSGFNVTDEVALNAIQRAAPFAPLPTGYTKNYIDIEFTFSINVYGELNL; translated from the coding sequence TTGCCAGAAAGACCTATTTCTGTGGTGAAGTCAGCGAATCTGGTAAGACATAAAACCGATAACGCGCGTTCTTCTGACTTAATAGCCTCATCTCCCCTGAAGGCATTCCAGGCAGCACGGCAGCAGCAGAAAAGGGAATTACCAAATCTATCTGGTCAACAACCGCAACTCAAATTTCCAAAAACGGCATCATCTGCAAACGCAGTACAAGTACCTAACTCCCCCAAAAATGCAGTAGCACCAGTGACTAGCTCACAGGCAGTCCCGCTTCTTAAAACAGCGCCTTTGACAACACCTTTAGTACTCAACCCAAAACAAGTAGCTTCAGCACCTGCAAGCACAGGACAAGTACCTAATTTCAAGAAAAATACATTAGTAGCAATAACTACATCACCGCCAGCCCAATTGGGAAAAACAGCACTTGAAAGAGCTACAACAATATCAGCACCTAATAATCCTAAGAGGTTGGGGCAGTCGAGAGTTGGACTCAGTGGGCGAACACCGACCCAAGCTGAGTCATCTCCAAAAACAGGTGCAGCAAGTTTGTTGAGTGGTACTGTGGGTGTGTCTAGTCAGAATTATCGCGGCGATCAACTTGCAGCTGTGCCTAATTCCAACCGCGATCGCCTTGGGGCTTCTGGTATTGATGCCCGCAGTCAAGATATAGACCTCACTTCTTACTTAAATAAACTAAAGCAACGCGTTCAACAGCAGTGGCTACCAGGAATGAGCCAGTCTAATCGGCGAACGGTGCTTAACTTTACTATTAACCGTTCAGGTCAAGTTAGCAATCTCAATATTGTACAAACCTCTGGATTTAATGTAACTGATGAAGTAGCACTTAATGCTATACAGCGAGCCGCACCTTTTGCGCCTTTGCCCACAGGATATACCAAGAACTACATTGATATCGAATTTACATTTAGTATCAACGTTTATGGCGAACTAAATTTATAG
- a CDS encoding type IV pilin-like G/H family protein, whose product MLAFIPFVWIILPPFLYNLFPLNFSNESWDTSSVGLASIGMMTRGQQRYFLEHNGIFSKSIYEIDIALKEQMSNSSKNYNYSIKITPISAFNYANPRREYVKKGWFVKIPVIGYVNGVFIVPNTKNSKNKLTTFAIICQNKLPGTIHLSDPIYQNGILTCGSGTIKLQKPKQLATRIPQKYQQNRASI is encoded by the coding sequence TTGCTAGCTTTTATTCCTTTTGTCTGGATTATATTGCCACCATTTTTATATAATTTATTCCCTTTAAATTTTAGTAATGAAAGTTGGGATACATCATCAGTAGGACTGGCTTCAATTGGCATGATGACTCGTGGTCAGCAGAGATACTTTTTAGAGCATAATGGCATTTTTAGTAAGTCGATTTATGAAATAGACATTGCTCTTAAAGAACAAATGTCAAACTCGTCAAAAAACTATAACTATTCTATAAAAATAACCCCAATCTCTGCATTCAATTATGCAAATCCCCGACGAGAGTATGTAAAAAAGGGATGGTTCGTAAAAATACCAGTAATAGGTTATGTTAATGGTGTATTTATTGTACCTAATACTAAAAATTCTAAAAACAAACTAACAACTTTCGCAATTATATGTCAAAACAAATTACCAGGCACTATCCACTTAAGCGATCCGATTTATCAAAATGGTATTCTTACTTGTGGTTCGGGAACTATAAAATTGCAGAAACCCAAACAACTTGCCACTAGAATTCCTCAAAAATATCAGCAGAATCGGGCTAGCATTTAA
- a CDS encoding WD40 repeat domain-containing protein, which translates to MLDNWLSKKQIWLLRGVAIIIFLIQVGAYFRSSYRATNICKLSQPHSQYCDLTVVQKLSGVAEAIALSSDGHTLVGGGGKSFSVWHLPSQQPQLTLKGHANDIYDLALSADGQTLVSGSLDKTIKVWNLATGKVKFTLKGHSEVVNAVVITPNQQTIVSASSDNTIKIWNLATGQLTSTLAQTPNAVITLALSPDGKTLVSSDYSNRITVWDLGTGRKRTTLTGHYGAVSALAISRDGQLLASGSAKQVKVWNLTTEKLLQDFGGFYFPQITIAFSPDGQSLIAGGGYKPYRVWNLVTGNMEATLPDVSNWSGAMVFSRDGKTLFSATEDGITEWKFPAPSHP; encoded by the coding sequence AAACAGATATGGTTGCTGCGTGGTGTAGCGATTATAATTTTTTTGATACAAGTCGGAGCATATTTCAGGAGCAGTTACCGAGCAACGAATATCTGCAAGTTGTCGCAGCCTCATTCCCAGTATTGCGATTTGACAGTAGTGCAGAAGTTAAGTGGAGTAGCAGAAGCGATCGCCCTTTCTTCTGATGGTCACACCCTAGTGGGCGGCGGTGGCAAAAGCTTTAGCGTCTGGCATCTACCAAGTCAGCAGCCGCAATTAACTCTCAAAGGACACGCAAATGATATTTATGACCTTGCGCTTTCTGCTGATGGTCAGACTTTGGTGAGTGGGAGTTTAGACAAGACCATTAAGGTGTGGAATTTAGCGACGGGAAAAGTCAAATTTACGCTTAAAGGGCATTCTGAAGTTGTAAATGCAGTGGTGATCACACCCAATCAACAAACAATTGTGAGTGCCAGTTCCGACAATACCATTAAGATATGGAATTTGGCGACTGGACAATTAACAAGCACATTGGCACAAACACCGAATGCTGTAATAACTTTGGCGCTGAGTCCGGATGGCAAGACTTTGGTTAGTAGCGATTACTCCAATCGCATCACTGTATGGGATCTGGGAACTGGACGAAAGCGCACCACTTTGACTGGACATTATGGTGCAGTATCTGCTTTAGCCATTAGTCGTGACGGTCAGTTACTCGCTAGTGGTAGTGCCAAGCAGGTAAAAGTGTGGAACCTGACAACAGAAAAATTGTTGCAGGATTTTGGGGGCTTCTATTTTCCGCAGATCACCATCGCCTTTAGTCCTGATGGGCAATCTTTAATTGCTGGTGGAGGATATAAACCATATCGGGTTTGGAATCTGGTAACAGGAAATATGGAAGCAACTCTGCCCGATGTTAGCAACTGGTCGGGGGCAATGGTATTTAGTAGGGATGGCAAGACTTTGTTTAGTGCAACAGAGGACGGAATTACGGAGTGGAAATTTCCTGCACCAAGCCACCCGTAA